AGACTTCCTGCCTGCGGGCAAACGTCAACAGTTTCCGGGTCATATCACTGGTCCGTCTGGCCGCCCTGATAATTTCCTGAATATCGCTGTACAGCGGATCTTTGGGGGATATTTTCTCTAATGCCAGTTCCGCAAATCCCATGATCACATTGATCATGTTGTTGTAATCATGGGCCACCCCGCCGGCCAGCCGGCCCACGGATTCCATTTTCCGGGCATGGATCAGCTGGGCCTGGCTCTGACGAAGTTCGGTTTCCACTTTTTTCCGGGTCTCGATTTCCCGCTCCGCCTCCCGCATTTTCTGTTCCAATTTGGTCACCAGCCGCTCGCTGTACAGCTTGTATGCCTCCTCCTCTTCGATCACAGGACCGGACACGGCACTTTGTCCCTTTTGCGCCGCCGCCATCACTTCATTCACCGCAGTGATGAGCACATCCGGTTCACACGGCTTGACAATAAACCGGTCCGCACCGATTTTGAGGGCAAAGGCCTCGTCCTGGGGACCTGTATAGGTGGCTGTATAAAAAATAAGAGGGATGACTGTCAGAACGGGATCGTTTTTGATCCTGCGGCACAGCTGAAACCCGTCCATCACGGGCATGAGAATATCCGTGATGACCAGATCAATGTCGCCGGCCTGAACGATTTCAAAGGCTTTTTTTCCGTGGGGTGCGGAAATCACCTGGTGACCGTTTCCTTTGAGCAGGCTTTCCAGCAGATACAGGTTCGGCTCTTGGTCATCCACGATCAGAATATTCATGCCTCACCTCCCCGGGAGGAATCACCCGGCAGATACTGCCGGATCTGATCCACAAACGTATCGGGATTGATGGGCTTTTCAATATACCCGTCCGCCCCGGCGGCCAGCACTTTTTCCCGGTCTCCGGCCATAGCGTAGGAAGTGACTGCGATAATCGGTATATCCGCCAAATACGGAAGGGTTTTCAGTTCCGCGGCCACGGCATACCCGTCCATTTCCGGCAGCTGAATGTCCAGCAGAATGGCCCGGGGCCGATGGTGCAGGGCGGCATCAATGCCTTTTCTGCCGGTGTCTGCCCCGATGACGGCATACCCGTTTTTTTCCAGTAAAAACCGCATCATGTAAAAATTCTGGGGATTGTCCTCGATGATCAGTAATTCATCACTCATGATCTGACTCCTGGGATTTCGGGAAACGGATGGTAAAGGTGCTGCCCTGGCCGAAACGGCTTTTCACATCAATGGATCCCCCCATCAGCACAATCAGTTTTCTGCAGATGGACAGACCCAGACCCGTGCCTTCCCGTTTGCGGGACAGCCCCGTATCGATCTGGTGAAACGGCTGAAACAGATGCGTAAGCTCTTTGGGATCGATGCCGATGCCCGTGTCTGACACGGCCATTTCATACAGGGTGTCATGGGCCCGGCAGGTGACCCGGATCTCCCCTTTTTCCGTAAACTTGACCGCATTGTTGAGCAGGTTGAGAATGATCTGTTCGAGCCTTCGCTGGTCCAATGTCACGGCCCCCACATCCCCGCTGATATCCACAGAAAGGTCCAGCCCGTTTTTTTCTGCCAGCGGTTTCACCAGGTCAACGGTTTTCTCAACGGAGGCACGCAGGTCAAACGTGGAAACAGACAGCGTCAGCTGCCCGGCCTCGATCTTGGAAATGTCCAGCACATCATTGATCAGGGCCAGCAGATGCCGGGAACTGGTCTGCACCATGCCCAGCTGTTTTTTCTGCTCTTCGTTCAAAGGGCCTGCCAGGCCCTGGAGCAGAATGCCGGTGAACCCGATGATGGAATTCAGCGGGGTCCTCAGCTCATGGCTCATGGTGGCCAGAAACGCGGATTTGAGATGATCCGCCGCCTTTGCCTGTTCCATGGCGGCCGCCAGCTTTGCGGTCCGGTCCTTGATCCGATCCTCCATTTCCCGGTTGACCTTTCGCAGTTGCCGGGTGCGAATATCCACGGCCCGCTTGAGCAGAAAACTGCCGGCCAGGCTCATGACAAGAGCAATGCCGATGACCAGTCCCGACAGCTTGACCCATGCCGGCAAAAAAAACCGGGCCGTTTCATCGACCCAGTTTTTCAGGGTTTTGTAATAAATGGAATCCGGATCATTCTTGAATTGTTCCAGGTATCTGTCCAGGGTATCCAGCAACTCCTGACGTCCGGCAGGCGGGGCCGCGAAAAACAGCCGGGTGGGATTGAAAATAATGGCCGTGTCCTGGAGTCCGGCCGGTCTGGCAAATATCAGCCCGTTGAACCGGTTGGTCACAGCGGCATCGGCCTCTCCTTTTGCCACGGTGTCAAAAATGGTCTGGTAATCGGAGAATGAAATTAAGGTAAAATCAAACCCGAATCCTTTGGCCATCTGGTTGAAGGCCGTCTCCTGAACGGACCGTTCCAGCACCAGTACCTTTTTTCCGGCCAGGTCCACAATGGAAGAAATACCGCTGTTTTTCCGGGTATACACCTGGAACCAGTCCGACAGCACGGGCACCCGGTGAAAAGCGAACCGCGTCTCCCTTTCAGCCGTATGGGCCACATCCGGCATCAGATCGATTTGCCCCTGTGCCAGGCGGTCAAGGCCCTCCCCCCAGGTGCCGGGGACAAACGCCAGGTCCCAGTTTTCCTTAGCGGCAATTTCTCCGAGGATATCCATGAATATACCCGAAGGGGTGCCCGTGTCATCCATGAACACCTTGGGGGCGTTCTGATACACGCCGATCTTCACCCGGGTCCGGGCGCCGGACATATTGACATCGGTTACAAACACCCCCCAGCATACAGCCAGGAAAACCAACGCCAGCTTTGTGGTAATATCAGATAACATGATGCTCCCGGTATCTTGTGAAATACCCATTGCACAGTCCCCCAAGGATCCGGGTTATTGAAGCATGGTTATTACGACTTTATTTATCTTAAAGGGGAATTTAAGTGATGTCAAAGCATTTGACAGTCCGTTATGTTTTTAGTAAATTCCCCTTCCAGACCGACCGAATTCAACAGGAGGGCAGGTGTGAAAATCATAATTGTCGGCGCCGGAGAAGTGGGTTACAACATCGCCTCCCGCCTGGCTTCGGAAAGCAAACAAGTGGTGGTCATTGAAAGAAACCCGGACCTGGCCCGGGTGCTTTTTGAAGATCTGGATGTCCAGGTGATCGAAGGATCCGGCAGCAGCCCCACGGTTTTGAGCCGGGCAGGCATTCAGGACACGGATATACTGCTGGCCGTTACAGACAGTGATGAAATCAACCTGACCGCCTGTCTGGTCACCAACATGCTGTCTCCGTCCACCAAAAAACTGGCCCGCATCCGAAACACGGATTTCGACAGCTTTCATGAAATTTTTAAAACCCAGATTCCTTACATTGACACCATCATCAACCCGGAGATCGAGGTGGTCAAAACCATCCGACGGCTGGTGGATATCCCCCAGGCCCTGGATACGGGAGATTTCGCCGATGGCAAAGTGCGGTATACGGGCATCCGCATCGATTCCGCTTCCGTCATGGCCGGGATGTGCCTGAAAGATTTTCAGGAGCGGTTCGGGGCGACCCGGCCCCTGATCGCCGCTATTGTCCGGAAAGACGAAGTGATCGTGCCCCGGGGAAACGATTCTATTTATCCCGGGGATCTGGTGTATTTTGTCAGCCATGCCGATCAGCTCAAAGACACGTTGAAAATTTTCGGTATCCAGATCAAACCTATCCAAAGTGCATTGATCGTGGGCGGGGGACGTATCGGTGCCCGGCTGGCCACGCAGATGGAAAATGAAGGCATCAAAACCCGGTTGATTGAAGCAGACAAAGCCCGGTGCCTGGAGCTGGCGGAGCAGATGGACAAAACCGTGGTGCTGCATGGAGACGGCTCGGACCAGAAACTGTTTTTAGAAGAAAACCTCAACCAGATCGATGCCGTGATATCGGTGACAGACGATGATGAAACCAATGTGCTGGTCTCGCTTCTGGCCAAGAATTTAGGTGTTAAAAACACGGTAACCCGCATCGGAAAATCCAGTTATTATCCGTTTCTGACCACCATCGGCATTGAAAAGGTGGTCAGCCCCCGGTTGTCGGCCGTCAGTTCCATTCTTCAGAACGTCCGGCAGGGAAAAGTGCTGTCTGATATTTCCATCTTCGGCGAACGCGGGGAATTCATCCAGGCCGTGGCCTTAGAAACTTCCGATATCACCAACCGGCCTCTGAAAGACTTGAATATGCCCAAAGGGGCTTTGCTGGTGTGCATCATCCGCAACGGAGACATCATCATTCCCACGGGGGAAAGTGTGGTGACCCCCGGAGACCAGATCATTGTGTTCACGGTCAAACAGGCCGTGAAAAAAATGGAAAAACTGCTGACCGTGAAACTGGAATTCTTTTAAATGCGGTGGCGGTATATTTCAGGCATTGTCAGTATTTTTCTGCTGGTGCTGGCGCTCATCCTGCTCATCCCTTTGACGGTCAGCCTGTATTTCGGTGACGGGGCTCATTTTTCGCTGCTGGGGTCCATGGCGATCACGGCAACTGCCGGCCTGATCCTCAAACTGCTGTCCCGGCATATGGATGAAGATGCCCCGTTCATCAACCAGAGAGAAGGCATGGCCGTGGTGGCCTTAAGCTGGACGGCCATCGGGGTGTTCGGCGCCCTGCCCTTTTATTTTTCTCCGGATTTTTCTTCACTGACGGATGCCGTGTTTGAATCCATTTCCGGATTCACCACCACGGGTTCTTCCGTCATGACAAATATCGAGGCCGCACCCCCCAGCCTGCTGTTCTGGCGCAGCCTGATCCAGTGGCTGGGAGGCATGGGCATCATTGTGCTGTCTTTGGCCATTCTGCCCTTTTTGGGCGTGGGCGGAATCCAGCTGTATAAAGCGGAAGTGCCGAGCCCTGTGCCGGACAAGCTGGCCCCGCGCCTGACCGATTCCGCCAAAATCCTGTGGATGGTGTATGCCGGTCTGACCCTTTTGCTGGTGATGCTTCTGGCCATGGGCGGCATGCCCGTGTTTGAATCCATCTGTCATGCATTGACCACCCTGCCCACGGGGGGGTTTTCTCCCAAAAACGCTTCCATTGCCCATTATGACAGCGCGTATATCCATTATGTGATCGTCATTTTCATGGTTCTGGCCGGCATCAATTTTTCCCTGCATTTTCAGATGCTCCGGGGCAAGCCCCTGGTCTTTTTCCGGGACACGGAATGCAAGGTTTTTTTAGGCCTTGTGCTGGTATTCACCGTTGCCATCACCCTGGATATCCACGGCCGGGTGTATGACTCGTTTGCCGCTGCATTTCAATCGGCATCCTTTCAGGCGGTTTCCATTCTCACCACCACGGGCTATGCCACGGCTGATTATGAACTGTTTCCGGGTCTCAGCCAGGTGATTCTGTTTGTCTGCATGTTTATGGGGGCATCGGCCGGGTCCACAGGCGGCGGCATGAAAATCGCCCGGTTGATTGTGTGCGCCAAGTTTGCCTACCGGGAACTGTTCCGCCTGATCCACCCCAGAAACATCCGGCATGTCAAACTGAACAAACGGGTGGTGTCCGAAGATGTGCTCCGGTCCATCATGGGATTTCTGGCCCTGTACCTGTTTTTGTTTGTGGTGGCCGGCGCCGTTCTGGCAGCCATGGGCCTGGATCTGCTCACTGCCCTGGGCGCGGTGGCCTCCTGCCTTGGCAACATCGGAC
Above is a window of Desulfotignum balticum DSM 7044 DNA encoding:
- a CDS encoding response regulator produces the protein MSDELLIIEDNPQNFYMMRFLLEKNGYAVIGADTGRKGIDAALHHRPRAILLDIQLPEMDGYAVAAELKTLPYLADIPIIAVTSYAMAGDREKVLAAGADGYIEKPINPDTFVDQIRQYLPGDSSRGGEA
- a CDS encoding response regulator, which translates into the protein MNILIVDDQEPNLYLLESLLKGNGHQVISAPHGKKAFEIVQAGDIDLVITDILMPVMDGFQLCRRIKNDPVLTVIPLIFYTATYTGPQDEAFALKIGADRFIVKPCEPDVLITAVNEVMAAAQKGQSAVSGPVIEEEEAYKLYSERLVTKLEQKMREAEREIETRKKVETELRQSQAQLIHARKMESVGRLAGGVAHDYNNMINVIMGFAELALEKISPKDPLYSDIQEIIRAARRTSDMTRKLLTFARRQEVSPRVLDLNETIDGMLKMLDQVTGKDIQLSWHPKPGLWDLFMDPSQIDQVLLNLCVNAKDAVDTAGRVVVETDNTRLDDHFCSRHPGFIPGDFVTLTVTDDGCGMDDQTRERIFEPFYTTKAPEKGTGLGLATVYGIVKQNHGFIQVTSTPQQGTRFILYLPRYVKTAAMSD
- the trkA gene encoding Trk system potassium transporter TrkA, which gives rise to MFLVNSPSRPTEFNRRAGVKIIIVGAGEVGYNIASRLASESKQVVVIERNPDLARVLFEDLDVQVIEGSGSSPTVLSRAGIQDTDILLAVTDSDEINLTACLVTNMLSPSTKKLARIRNTDFDSFHEIFKTQIPYIDTIINPEIEVVKTIRRLVDIPQALDTGDFADGKVRYTGIRIDSASVMAGMCLKDFQERFGATRPLIAAIVRKDEVIVPRGNDSIYPGDLVYFVSHADQLKDTLKIFGIQIKPIQSALIVGGGRIGARLATQMENEGIKTRLIEADKARCLELAEQMDKTVVLHGDGSDQKLFLEENLNQIDAVISVTDDDETNVLVSLLAKNLGVKNTVTRIGKSSYYPFLTTIGIEKVVSPRLSAVSSILQNVRQGKVLSDISIFGERGEFIQAVALETSDITNRPLKDLNMPKGALLVCIIRNGDIIIPTGESVVTPGDQIIVFTVKQAVKKMEKLLTVKLEFF
- a CDS encoding TrkH family potassium uptake protein produces the protein MRWRYISGIVSIFLLVLALILLIPLTVSLYFGDGAHFSLLGSMAITATAGLILKLLSRHMDEDAPFINQREGMAVVALSWTAIGVFGALPFYFSPDFSSLTDAVFESISGFTTTGSSVMTNIEAAPPSLLFWRSLIQWLGGMGIIVLSLAILPFLGVGGIQLYKAEVPSPVPDKLAPRLTDSAKILWMVYAGLTLLLVMLLAMGGMPVFESICHALTTLPTGGFSPKNASIAHYDSAYIHYVIVIFMVLAGINFSLHFQMLRGKPLVFFRDTECKVFLGLVLVFTVAITLDIHGRVYDSFAAAFQSASFQAVSILTTTGYATADYELFPGLSQVILFVCMFMGASAGSTGGGMKIARLIVCAKFAYRELFRLIHPRNIRHVKLNKRVVSEDVLRSIMGFLALYLFLFVVAGAVLAAMGLDLLTALGAVASCLGNIGPGFGTVGPAENFVHLPAMAKWVLTWCMLLGRLEIYTVIILVVPEFWK
- a CDS encoding ATP-binding protein; this encodes MLSDITTKLALVFLAVCWGVFVTDVNMSGARTRVKIGVYQNAPKVFMDDTGTPSGIFMDILGEIAAKENWDLAFVPGTWGEGLDRLAQGQIDLMPDVAHTAERETRFAFHRVPVLSDWFQVYTRKNSGISSIVDLAGKKVLVLERSVQETAFNQMAKGFGFDFTLISFSDYQTIFDTVAKGEADAAVTNRFNGLIFARPAGLQDTAIIFNPTRLFFAAPPAGRQELLDTLDRYLEQFKNDPDSIYYKTLKNWVDETARFFLPAWVKLSGLVIGIALVMSLAGSFLLKRAVDIRTRQLRKVNREMEDRIKDRTAKLAAAMEQAKAADHLKSAFLATMSHELRTPLNSIIGFTGILLQGLAGPLNEEQKKQLGMVQTSSRHLLALINDVLDISKIEAGQLTLSVSTFDLRASVEKTVDLVKPLAEKNGLDLSVDISGDVGAVTLDQRRLEQIILNLLNNAVKFTEKGEIRVTCRAHDTLYEMAVSDTGIGIDPKELTHLFQPFHQIDTGLSRKREGTGLGLSICRKLIVLMGGSIDVKSRFGQGSTFTIRFPKSQESDHE